Proteins encoded together in one Corallococcus soli window:
- a CDS encoding M16 family metallopeptidase, whose product MAIRYALPNGLTVVFEEQHAAKVAAFQVWVKAGSADERPDQAGLAHLHEHMLFKGTERRGPGEIARDIEAHGGEINAWTSFDQTVYHIVIASQFARTGLDILGDAVRRSAFDKEELAREIEVVCEEIKRSFDSPSRRASRGLFATAFQTHPYRLPVIGTEESVRSFTREKVLEFYHRHYTPKNLVLSVAGDLREPELREWVEEIFGGDWGRPYAGPVPRPREAAPTGRRIHIQAEDVKEAYLHLSFPIPELEHPDVPALDMLAMIAGQGESSWLVREVKHRQHLVNDIHASAYTPKDPGIFSVALTLPPAQATKALTQAARVLEALRTTLVPEDELRTLKSAVEAESVYRKETVQGTARNLGSYQTSPGGLESEARYMEDIRGLKREDLLRVAQKYLRLEHAIFTALVPPAAELTQDAVNAALDEAARAPGLTPPERAARPVPPEAPARPARSTVASARSEVHQEKLPSGATLVVRVEPHVPLFSMRAAFSGGLRYETPEDNGITTLVSRTLTRGTATLSADEVSQLSDIYAGNVSAQGGRNSVSLKADFLSRYFEPGFRLFADCLLNPAFREEEVARERSLLLQDILTREDKPSSLAFELFARTLYREHPYRLPLTGEKASVEKLGSEQLRAYHRAHMDPSQMTLSVVGDVRVEEVRALALEYFGTSRGGAVKAKPVLPEAPPSSARTEKKELARAQTHLVMGFQAARLTDPWRITLDVLSTVLSGQGGRLFVELRDKRSMAYSVSSFSMDGLDPGYFAVYMGTSPEKVDAAVAGMRKELERIRDEPIPDAELERAKQHIIGAYEIDLQRNSARATLLALDTCYGVGLDNFLHYSEHVAKVTAADVQEVARRVIDFDRMAMAVVGP is encoded by the coding sequence ATGGCCATCCGCTACGCCCTGCCCAACGGTCTCACCGTCGTCTTCGAAGAGCAGCACGCCGCCAAGGTCGCGGCCTTCCAGGTCTGGGTCAAGGCCGGCAGCGCGGACGAGCGGCCCGACCAGGCCGGACTCGCCCACCTGCACGAGCACATGCTCTTCAAGGGCACGGAGCGCCGCGGACCCGGCGAGATCGCCCGCGACATTGAAGCGCACGGCGGGGAGATCAACGCCTGGACGTCCTTCGACCAGACCGTCTACCACATCGTCATCGCCAGCCAGTTCGCCCGCACGGGCCTGGACATCCTGGGGGACGCGGTGCGCCGCTCCGCGTTCGACAAGGAGGAGCTGGCGCGCGAAATCGAGGTGGTGTGCGAGGAGATCAAGCGCAGCTTCGACTCGCCGTCGCGCCGCGCCTCGCGCGGCCTGTTCGCCACCGCCTTCCAGACGCACCCCTACCGGCTGCCCGTCATCGGCACCGAGGAGAGCGTGCGCAGCTTCACCCGCGAGAAGGTGCTGGAGTTCTACCACCGGCACTACACGCCGAAGAACCTGGTGCTGTCCGTCGCGGGAGACCTGCGCGAGCCGGAGCTGCGCGAGTGGGTGGAGGAGATCTTCGGCGGTGACTGGGGCCGGCCCTACGCGGGCCCGGTGCCCCGCCCCCGCGAGGCGGCGCCCACCGGCCGGCGCATCCACATCCAGGCGGAGGACGTGAAGGAGGCCTACCTGCACCTGTCCTTCCCCATCCCGGAGCTGGAGCACCCGGACGTGCCCGCCCTGGACATGCTGGCGATGATCGCCGGCCAGGGCGAGTCGTCGTGGCTGGTGCGCGAGGTGAAGCACCGCCAGCACCTGGTCAATGACATCCACGCCTCCGCGTACACGCCCAAGGACCCCGGCATCTTCTCCGTGGCCCTGACGCTGCCGCCGGCCCAGGCGACGAAGGCGCTCACGCAGGCCGCGCGCGTGCTGGAGGCGCTGCGCACCACGCTGGTGCCCGAGGACGAGCTGCGCACGCTCAAGTCCGCGGTGGAGGCGGAGTCCGTCTACCGCAAGGAGACGGTGCAGGGCACCGCGCGCAACCTGGGCTCGTACCAGACGAGCCCCGGCGGCCTGGAGTCCGAGGCCCGCTACATGGAGGACATCCGCGGGCTGAAGCGCGAGGACCTGCTCCGCGTCGCCCAGAAGTACCTGCGGCTGGAGCACGCCATCTTCACCGCGCTGGTGCCGCCAGCCGCGGAGCTGACGCAGGACGCGGTGAACGCCGCGCTGGACGAAGCGGCCAGGGCCCCGGGCCTCACACCCCCGGAGCGCGCGGCCCGGCCGGTGCCCCCCGAGGCCCCGGCGCGTCCGGCCCGGAGCACGGTGGCGTCCGCGCGCTCGGAGGTGCACCAGGAGAAGCTGCCCTCCGGCGCGACGCTGGTGGTGCGCGTGGAGCCCCACGTGCCGCTGTTCTCCATGCGCGCGGCCTTCTCCGGCGGCCTGCGCTACGAGACGCCCGAGGACAACGGCATCACCACCCTGGTGAGCCGCACCCTCACGCGCGGCACCGCCACGCTCAGCGCGGATGAGGTCTCCCAGCTGAGCGACATCTACGCGGGCAACGTCAGCGCCCAGGGCGGCCGCAACTCCGTGAGCCTGAAGGCGGACTTCCTGTCGCGCTACTTCGAGCCGGGCTTCCGGCTGTTCGCCGACTGCCTGCTCAACCCCGCCTTCCGCGAGGAGGAGGTCGCCCGGGAGCGGTCGCTGCTGCTCCAGGACATCCTCACCCGCGAGGACAAGCCGTCCAGCCTCGCCTTCGAGCTGTTCGCGCGCACGCTGTACCGCGAGCACCCGTACCGGCTGCCGCTCACGGGCGAGAAGGCGTCGGTGGAGAAGCTGGGGTCGGAGCAGCTGCGCGCGTACCACCGGGCGCACATGGATCCCTCGCAGATGACGTTGAGCGTGGTGGGCGACGTGCGGGTGGAGGAGGTGCGGGCGCTGGCGCTCGAATACTTCGGCACGTCGCGGGGCGGCGCGGTGAAGGCGAAGCCGGTGCTGCCGGAAGCGCCTCCCTCGTCAGCGCGCACGGAGAAGAAGGAGCTGGCGCGCGCGCAGACGCACCTGGTGATGGGCTTCCAGGCCGCGCGGCTCACCGACCCGTGGCGCATCACGCTGGACGTGCTGTCCACGGTGCTGTCGGGCCAGGGCGGCCGGCTCTTCGTCGAGCTGCGCGACAAGCGCTCCATGGCCTACAGCGTGAGCAGCTTCTCCATGGACGGGTTGGACCCGGGCTACTTCGCCGTCTACATGGGCACGAGCCCGGAGAAGGTGGACGCGGCCGTGGCGGGCATGCGCAAGGAATTGGAGCGCATCCGCGACGAGCCGATTCCGGACGCGGAGCTGGAGCGCGCCAAGCAGCACATCATCGGCGCGTACGAAATCGACCTGCAGCGCAACAGCGCCCGCGCGACGCTGCTCGCGCTGGACACCTGCTACGGCGTGGGGCTGGACAACTTCCTGCACTACTCCGAGCACGTGGCGAAGGTGACCGCCGCGGACGTGCAGGAGGTGGCCCGCCGGGTCATCGACTTCGACCGCATGGCCATGGCCGTCGTCGGGCCGTAG
- a CDS encoding plectin 1 isoform 8 encodes MPSPPDEADPFADLKDLLDDGDAPVAAPAPAPSRPLTVPKPPTTAPPPLPPRRPAAPLSAEPAARPAGAPATPAPVASRTPAPIGGGGLPTTAPLSPAAAARSPGKGDPFGEPAEPRLPMGGSPEEKLEFFRGILKQKTETLARARALYAEREAELAPLRAALEKARKDAGAAGTPAQDEQRAQLAQAKLAALEAELAASEADRRDLSRALAEVESEVPRLTEELQVERESRGSMAEELVGAKEALGLAQDRVAELAAGKSEAQGALEAVQEQYQSLLGDVERLTADVQALTQERDALTLRGGQLEAALAEAQGSLGTLESESDWSRSSLEEAHNHAKLLEGERDAARRQLAVVEDGLRSLQTHVTELERTLALKDADAVGLRAALTARTAEAAELPSLRSALEGRAAEAGQALARVRALEAELAQAKEGVRQDIEAAEVRARMAESELASLKEVLEAAEVEQVSLRDRMESDAAALGEAVQDAETRVHDAEARVRDAEAKVAELTAQVTAADTERESHQQQLAALDRKVATTQAERVGFSARVSMLETAVGQRDAELQRLQAQVAKAQEELTLERARREAVEAEAADARVNAAEAEARVDALAAGQGGQRDELAALTEQLEAARAEADKVDRLQQRVKMVEGALEASESKRRVAETQAARVKDLDAKLAQLNAALQAEQAARQLLEAQLEEAPSAASGAPADWEQEREQLRADVASMKRKLMAAESALESAASTKAKVARLEAQLKALK; translated from the coding sequence ATGCCGTCCCCTCCGGATGAGGCGGATCCGTTCGCGGACCTCAAGGATTTGCTGGATGACGGCGACGCCCCGGTGGCGGCGCCCGCCCCGGCGCCCTCCAGGCCGCTCACGGTTCCCAAGCCTCCCACCACAGCGCCTCCGCCCCTGCCGCCCCGCCGGCCGGCCGCCCCCCTGTCCGCCGAGCCGGCGGCCCGTCCCGCCGGGGCTCCGGCCACGCCCGCCCCCGTGGCGTCCCGCACCCCCGCGCCCATCGGGGGTGGAGGGTTGCCCACGACCGCCCCCCTGTCCCCGGCCGCCGCGGCGCGCAGCCCCGGCAAGGGGGACCCCTTCGGGGAGCCCGCCGAACCCCGGCTGCCCATGGGCGGGTCGCCGGAGGAGAAGCTGGAGTTCTTCCGGGGCATCCTGAAGCAGAAGACGGAGACGCTGGCCCGGGCGCGCGCGCTGTACGCGGAGCGCGAGGCGGAGCTGGCCCCCCTGCGGGCCGCGCTGGAGAAGGCGCGCAAGGACGCGGGCGCGGCGGGGACGCCGGCCCAGGACGAGCAGCGCGCGCAGCTGGCCCAGGCGAAGCTCGCCGCGCTGGAGGCGGAGCTGGCCGCGTCGGAGGCGGACCGCCGGGACCTGTCCCGCGCGCTGGCGGAGGTGGAGTCGGAGGTCCCCCGGCTGACGGAGGAGCTCCAGGTCGAACGCGAGTCACGCGGCTCGATGGCGGAGGAGCTGGTCGGCGCCAAGGAGGCGCTGGGGCTCGCGCAGGACCGGGTGGCGGAGCTGGCCGCCGGCAAGTCCGAAGCCCAGGGCGCGCTGGAGGCCGTCCAGGAGCAGTACCAGTCGCTGCTCGGGGACGTGGAGCGGCTGACCGCCGACGTCCAGGCGCTCACCCAGGAGCGCGACGCGCTCACCCTGCGCGGCGGCCAGCTGGAGGCGGCGCTCGCGGAGGCGCAGGGGTCGCTGGGCACGCTGGAGAGCGAGAGCGACTGGTCGCGCAGCTCGCTGGAAGAGGCCCACAACCACGCGAAGCTGCTGGAGGGCGAACGGGACGCCGCGCGCCGGCAGCTCGCGGTGGTGGAGGACGGGCTGCGCTCGCTCCAGACGCACGTGACGGAGCTGGAGCGGACGCTCGCGCTGAAGGACGCGGACGCGGTGGGCCTGCGCGCCGCGCTCACCGCGCGCACGGCGGAGGCCGCGGAGCTGCCCTCGCTGCGCAGCGCCCTGGAGGGCCGCGCGGCGGAGGCCGGCCAGGCCCTGGCGCGCGTGCGCGCACTGGAAGCGGAGCTGGCCCAGGCGAAGGAAGGCGTCCGCCAGGACATCGAGGCCGCGGAGGTCCGCGCGCGGATGGCCGAGTCGGAGCTGGCCTCGCTGAAGGAGGTGCTGGAGGCGGCCGAGGTCGAGCAGGTGTCGCTGCGCGACCGGATGGAGTCGGACGCGGCGGCGCTCGGCGAGGCGGTGCAGGACGCCGAGACGCGCGTGCACGACGCCGAGGCCCGGGTGCGGGACGCCGAGGCCAAGGTGGCGGAGCTGACGGCCCAGGTGACGGCCGCGGACACCGAGCGCGAGTCGCACCAGCAGCAGCTGGCCGCGCTGGACCGCAAGGTGGCCACCACCCAGGCGGAGCGCGTCGGCTTCTCCGCGCGCGTGTCCATGCTGGAGACGGCCGTGGGCCAGCGCGACGCGGAGCTCCAGCGCCTGCAGGCCCAGGTCGCCAAGGCGCAGGAGGAGCTGACGCTGGAGCGCGCCCGGCGCGAGGCGGTGGAAGCCGAGGCCGCGGACGCCCGGGTGAACGCCGCGGAAGCCGAGGCCCGCGTGGACGCCCTGGCCGCGGGGCAGGGGGGACAGCGCGACGAGCTGGCCGCCCTCACCGAGCAGTTGGAGGCGGCCCGCGCGGAAGCGGACAAGGTGGACCGGCTCCAGCAGCGCGTGAAGATGGTGGAGGGCGCGCTGGAGGCCTCCGAGTCCAAGCGCCGCGTCGCCGAAACACAGGCGGCCCGGGTGAAGGACCTGGACGCGAAGCTCGCCCAGCTCAACGCCGCGCTGCAGGCGGAGCAGGCGGCACGACAGCTGCTCGAAGCCCAACTGGAGGAGGCACCGTCGGCCGCTTCGGGCGCCCCCGCTGACTGGGAGCAGGAGCGCGAGCAGCTCAGGGCGGACGTGGCCTCCATGAAGCGCAAGCTGATGGCGGCCGAGTCGGCGCTCGAGTCGGCCGCCAGCACCAAGGCGAAGGTGGCGAGGCTGGAAGCGCAATTGAAGGCACTGAAGTAG
- the hemW gene encoding radical SAM family heme chaperone HemW yields MSFAAPTDPLTGMQAARFGLYLHFPYCLAKCPYCDFAVAVARQVPEERYANAVLAELDARLSADPSLRTKPLESLFLGGGTPSLWHPRYVARVLEGIAARMSLAPGLEVSLEGNPERSDAERFAGYRAAGINRLSLGVQSFQPRTLKALGRAHDAAMVEGAVAAARKADFPVVALDFIYGVHGQTRAEVEADALRAVALAPEHLSTYALTVEREVLAEDTPLSKQLARGELTLPEDDDVVAMARTVRDVYGAHGLARYEVSNHARPGFSSRHNALYWTGGEYLALGVGATGMLLSPRPHRYVNLRSPEAYLRAVEEGRVPEASREDLAPEELFAERLSMGLRLVSGVDWEAVCERYGQPVEPRRAEVERLVAHGFATRDGRRLALTERGADVHSAICARLL; encoded by the coding sequence ATGTCCTTCGCCGCGCCCACGGATCCGCTCACGGGGATGCAGGCGGCCCGCTTCGGGCTGTACCTGCACTTCCCGTACTGCCTGGCCAAGTGCCCCTACTGCGACTTCGCGGTGGCGGTGGCGCGCCAGGTGCCGGAGGAGCGGTACGCGAACGCGGTGCTCGCGGAATTGGACGCGCGGCTGTCCGCGGACCCCTCGCTGCGAACGAAGCCGCTGGAGTCGCTCTTCCTGGGCGGGGGCACGCCGTCCCTCTGGCACCCCCGCTACGTGGCGCGGGTGCTGGAGGGCATCGCCGCGCGCATGTCGCTCGCGCCGGGCCTGGAGGTGTCGCTGGAGGGCAACCCGGAGCGCTCGGACGCGGAGCGCTTCGCCGGCTACCGCGCCGCGGGCATCAACCGTCTGTCCCTGGGCGTGCAGTCCTTCCAGCCCCGGACGCTGAAGGCCCTGGGCCGCGCGCACGACGCGGCCATGGTGGAGGGCGCGGTGGCGGCGGCGCGCAAGGCGGACTTCCCGGTGGTGGCGCTGGACTTCATCTACGGCGTGCACGGCCAGACGCGCGCGGAGGTGGAGGCGGACGCGCTCCGCGCCGTGGCGCTGGCCCCCGAGCACCTGTCCACCTACGCGCTGACGGTGGAGCGCGAGGTGCTGGCGGAGGACACGCCGCTGTCCAAGCAACTGGCGCGAGGAGAGCTCACGCTGCCGGAGGACGACGACGTGGTGGCCATGGCCCGCACGGTACGCGACGTGTACGGCGCCCACGGCCTCGCCCGCTACGAGGTGTCCAACCACGCGCGCCCCGGCTTCAGCTCGCGGCACAACGCGCTCTACTGGACGGGCGGCGAGTACCTGGCGCTGGGCGTGGGCGCCACGGGCATGCTGCTGTCGCCCCGGCCCCACCGCTACGTCAACCTGCGCAGCCCGGAGGCGTACCTGCGCGCGGTGGAGGAGGGCCGGGTGCCGGAGGCGAGCCGCGAGGACCTGGCGCCCGAGGAGCTCTTCGCCGAGCGACTGAGCATGGGCTTGCGCCTGGTGTCGGGGGTGGACTGGGAGGCCGTGTGTGAGCGATACGGCCAGCCCGTGGAGCCCCGGCGCGCGGAGGTCGAGCGGCTGGTGGCCCATGGCTTCGCCACCCGGGACGGGCGCAGACTGGCCCTGACGGAGCGGGGCGCGGACGTGCACAGCGCCATCTGTGCGCGGCTGCTCTAG